A genomic region of Elaeis guineensis isolate ETL-2024a chromosome 9, EG11, whole genome shotgun sequence contains the following coding sequences:
- the LOC105052072 gene encoding NDR1/HIN1-like protein 1, protein MSSASNPKPVVTGYPAAAAPPPAGGAAYPTAYSAPPPHAAAYYPAPYPNGAAPPPAPYGAPSRPNTIFLRRLLAISIAFFLLIALVILILWLVLRPRLPAFAVSSASVSSFNLSATQQLLSSDFDITLSVRNPNHKMGIYYDSLVAAVLYGSDTISETNLPPFYQGKGNVTTVRARLVAASEYVDAGVAKGIAADRGRGDGTVNFYVRVLAWIRFRSGAWRTRRHVMRVYCDHVPIGFKNGTAAVGTLVGPPKQCLVNL, encoded by the coding sequence ATGAGTTCGGCGAGCAATCCCAAACCCGTGGTCACCGGCTACCCGGCCGCTGCCGCCCCGCCCCCCGCCGGCGGAGCAGCCTACCCAACCGCCTACTCCGCCCCGCCGCCTCACGCCGCCGCTTACTATCCCGCCCCCTATCCCAACGGGGCCGCGCCGCCACCTGCTCCCTACGGCGCCCCCTCCCGCCCCAACACCATCTTCCTCCGCCGCCTCCTCGCCATCTCCATCGCCTTCTTCCTCCTCATCGCGCTCGTCATCCTCATCCTCTGGCTCGTCCTCCGCCCCCGCCTCCCTGCCTTCGCGGTTTCCTCCGCCTCCGTATCCTCCTTCAACCTCTCCGCCACCCAGCAGCTTCTCTCCTCCGACTTCGACATCACCCTCTCCGTCCGCAACCCTAACCACAAGATGGGCATCTACTACGACAGTCTCGTCGCCGCCGTCCTCTATGGATCCGACACCATCTCCGAGACAAACCTCCCGCCCTTCTACCAGGGCAAGGGGAACGTCACCACCGTCCGGGCGCGCCTGGTGGCGGCGTCGGAGTACGTCGATGCGGGCGTCGCCAAGGGGATCGCCGCCGATCGCGGCCGCGGCGACGGCACCGTCAACTTCTACGTCCGGGTTTTGGCCTGGATTAGGTTCAGGTCCGGCGCGTGGAGGACGAGGCGGCATGTGATGAGAGTCTACTGCGATCACGTCCCAATCGGGTTCAAGAACGGGACGGCTGCTGTCGGAACATTGGTGGGCCCACCGAAGCAGTGCCTGGTTAATCTCTGA
- the LOC105052134 gene encoding alpha-soluble NSF attachment protein 2-like, whose amino-acid sequence MADQTMRGAELEKKAEKKHSGWGLFGSKYEDAADLYEKAANCFKLAKNWDRAGAVYIKLASCHLKLESKHEAASAYVDAANCYKKISVPDAAQSLNQAVNLFLEIGRLNMAARYCKELGELYEQEQDLGKAIDYLERAVDLFQSEEVTTSANQCKQKVAQFAAQLEQYPKAIEIFEAIARHSMYIPNTSAL is encoded by the coding sequence ATGGCGGATCAGACGATGAGGGGCGCGGAATTGGAGAAGAAGGCGGAGAAGAAGCACAGTGGATGGGGTCTCTTCGGATCCAAGTACGAGGACGCCGCCGATTTGTACGAAAAGGCCGCGAATTGCTTCAAGCTCGCCAAGAACTGGGATCGAGCTGGAGCAGTATACATCAAACTTGCTAGCTGTCATTTAAAGTTGGAAAGCAAGCATGAAGCTGCTTCAGCTTATGTCGATGCAGCAAACTGTTACAAGAAAATCTCAGTTCCAGATGCTGCACAGTCCTTAAACCAGGCTGTGAATCTTTTCTTGGAGATAGGCAGATTGAACATGGCAGCAAGATACTGCAAGGAACTTGGTGAGTTGTATGAACAAGAACAGGATCTCGGGAAGGCCATTGATTACTTGGAGCGGGCTGTTGATCTTTTTCAAAGTGAAGAAGTGACAACTTCTGCCAACCAGTGCAAGCAAAAAGTTGCACAATTTGCTGCTCAGCTGGAACAATACCCTAAggcaattgaaatatttgaagcAATAGCACGACATtcaatgtacattcctaataccTCGGCCCTTTGA
- the LOC140851638 gene encoding uncharacterized protein, whose product MVMSWIYNSVVPEIYDSISFFESARDIWIDLEERYSQGNAPRIHELKTQIWSFRQGNDMTIATYYAHLRGLWEELMAYSKVPTCSCGATREIQVEKEEERLHQFLFGLKDSYDTLRDQLLSMEPLPTVNKVYALLIRGEKQKEVAAVRTFQPEAAALAVKPMIERANKEIGSKERNKKYFRCDYCKKTGHTRDRCFELIGYPPGWQSKDRVKGRGNGAETGSQHQGGVAVNATTPLNTDRISPISDLSPTQYQQLISFLGQDKTQSAVNFIGKASLDSFHHFWILDSGASEHLTFCKSFLHDIEPLDNALPVTLPNRVNMPVHSYGDVTLTNDITLHRTLYAPNFTCNLVSVSKLARELNCAVLFFPTFCALQDLTTRKLIGLGELRNGLYYFKGLAIRPARTNKVNVSINLWHARLGHCSYKPITSHKKPKTFSQAVKDPKWREAMGAELTALQQNGTWTLEHLPLEKKPIGSRWVYKIKYKADGSIERYKARLVAKGYTQIEGLDYTETFAPVAKLTTLHQLDVNNAFLHGDLHEEEYMTPPPGFLKPSDTRVCRLRKSLYGLKQASRQWFEKFSHSLLQYGCTQSKADHSLFTKQDEDSFIAILVYVDDMIITGNNPSKCQALKQYLQDKFHIKDLGNLKYFLGLEVARSPSGIFVSQRKYTLDILHETGMIGTKPTKFLM is encoded by the exons ATGGTGATGTCATGGATCTACAACTCTGTTGTACCAGAAATCTATGATAGCATCTCTTTTTTTGAAAGTGCTCGAGATATTTGGATCGATCTTGAGGAAAGATACTCTCAAGGTAATGCTCCTCGCATTCATGAGTTAAAGACTCAAATCTGGAGTTTCAGGCAAGGCAATGATATGACTATTGCCACTTATTATGCCCATCTTCGTGGCTTGTGGGAGGAACTTATGGCTTATTCCAAGGTACCGACTTGTTCGTGTGGAGCCACTAGAGAGATCCaagttgagaaagaagaagagagactaCATCAGTTTCTTTTTGGTCTCAAGGACTCCTACGACACGTTGCGAGATCAGCTGCTGTCCATGGAGCCATTACCAACAGTTAATAAGGTATATGCCTTATTGATTCGAGGTGAAAAGCAGAAGGAAGTCGCCGCTGTTCGAACTTTTCAACCCGAAGCCGCGGCTCTTGCCGTTAAGCCCATGATAGAAAGGGCGAATAAAGAGATCGGCTCCAAGGaaaggaataaaaaatattttcgatgCGACTACTGCAAGAAGACAGGACATACCCGTGATAGATGCTTCGAGCTAATCGGGTACCCACCTGGATGGCAATCTAAAGATCGAGTTAAGGGTAGAGGCAATGGAGCCGAGACCGGTAGTCAGCACCAAGGAGGGGTTGCCGTGAATGCTACTACACCATTGAATACAGACAGAATCTCTCCAATATCGGATCTTTCTCCTACACAATATCAGCAACTTATTTCCTTTCTTGGACAAGATAAGACTCAAAGTGCCGTAAATTTTATTGGTAAGGCCTCTCTTGATTCTTTTCATCATTTTTGGATCCTTGATAGTGGTGCTTCCGAACACTTAACCTTTTGTAAGTCCTTTCTTCATGATATTGAACCTCTTGACAATGCACTCCCAGTTACTTTACCTAATAGAGTCAATATGCCTGTACATTCATATGGTGATGTTACTTTGACCAATGATATTACCTTGCATCGTACTTTATATGCTCCTAATTTTACTTGCAATCTTGTTTCAGTAAGCAAACTTGCTCGAGAACTTAATTGTGCTGTTCTCTTCTTTCCCACATTTTGTGCTCTACAGGACCTTACCACGAGGAAGCTGATTGGATTGGGTGAACTCCGGAATGGTCTTTACTACTTCAAAGGCTTGGCAATACGTCCTGCACGGACAAATAAAGTCAATGTTTCGATTAATCTCTGGCATGCTCGGTTAGGACATTGCTCTTACAAGC CTATTACCTCTCATAAAAAACCTAAAACCTTTTCTCAAGCCGTTAAGGATCCTAAGTGGCGAGAAGCAATGGGGGCTGAGCTCACTGCTCTCCAGCAAAATGGCACTTGGACTTTGGAGCATCTACCACTCGAAAAGAAACCCATTGGATCGAGATGGGtatacaaaattaaatacaaggcCGATGGTTCTATTGAGCGATACAAGGCTCGGTTAGTGGCAAAGGGATACACACAAATAGAAGGCCTTGACTATACTGAGACTTTTGCTCCGGTGGCTAAATTGACTACA TTACATCAGTTGGACGTCAACAATGCTTTCCTTCATGGCGATCTTCATGAAGAAGAATACATGACACCTCCGCCAGGATTTCTAAAACCAAGTGACACACGTGTTTGTCGGTTGCGTAAGTCtctttatggactcaagcaagcatcaagACAGTGGTTTGAAAAGTTTTCCCACTCCTTGCTCCAATATGGTTGTACTCAATCTAAAGCCGATCactctctgttcaccaaacaggaTGAGGACTCTTTCATTGCCATTCttgtttatgtggatgatatgattATTACAGGGAATAACCCTTCGAAATGTCAGGCACTGAAACAATATTTGCAAgacaagtttcacattaaagacttgggcaacttaaaatattttcttgGATTAGAAGTGGCACGATCACCTTCGGGCATATTTGTATCACAACGAAAATATACTCTTGATATTCTCCATGAGACCGGAATGATTGGGACCAAGCCCACAAAATTTCTTATGTAG